Proteins from one Cicer arietinum cultivar CDC Frontier isolate Library 1 chromosome 3, Cicar.CDCFrontier_v2.0, whole genome shotgun sequence genomic window:
- the LOC101511099 gene encoding uncharacterized protein At4g29660, translating to MASYVWRKYADYLYTKWEKTFLWDMVEPYRRPKSFTPVVVTYVAAFYTGVVGAAITEQLYKEKYWEEHPGKAVPLMKPMFYGGPWRVMGGQVPKYE from the exons ATGGCGAGCTATGTATGGAGAAAATATGCAGATTATTTGTACACAAAGTGGGAGAAAACATTTCTCTGGGACATGGTCGAACCTTACAGAAGACCTAAATCCTTCACTCCTGTTGTTGTTACTTATGTCGCTGCTTTCTACACCGGAGTCGTTGGTGCTGCCATCACTGAACAACTCTACAAG GAAAAATACTGGGAAGAGCATCCTGGGAAAGCTGTTCCTCTCATGAAACCAATGTTTTATGGGGGTCCGTGGAGGGTAATGGGGGGTCAGGTTCCCAAATATGAGTGA